In one Dreissena polymorpha isolate Duluth1 chromosome 7, UMN_Dpol_1.0, whole genome shotgun sequence genomic region, the following are encoded:
- the LOC127839175 gene encoding U-scoloptoxin(05)-Cw1a-like: protein MKLFVAFVFLVCCAGVCGAIRCYECSYSDGNCADEFSSSGFTPADNCEVCSKVKGEMNGNQFVTRSCETESSSTGCTSGTYQEVDVDICICNTDLCNSAPSISARFAIVAISLVMFLKSL, encoded by the exons ATGAAGTTGTTTGTGGCGTTTGTATTCCTTGTGTGCTGTGCAG GTGTTTGCGGAGCGATACGTTGCTACGAATGTTCGTATTCCGACGGCAATTGCGCCGATGAGTTCAGTTCCAGTGGTTTCACACCAGCAGATAATTGCGAAGTGTGCTCAAAAGTCAAAGGAGAGATGAATGGTAACCAGT TTGTAACTAGGTCATGCGAAACAGAATCCTCTTCTACCGGATGCACATCTGGCACGTATCAAGAGGTCGATGTCGACATATGTATCTGTAACACAGACCTCTGTAACAGCGCACCCAGTATCTCTGCAAGATTTGCCATCGTTGCGATTTCTCTTGTCATGTTTTTGAAATCTCTGTAA